The Eulemur rufifrons isolate Redbay chromosome 3, OSU_ERuf_1, whole genome shotgun sequence DNA segment CCACCCAGATAGCCCACCATGGTAGGACTTTGACTGTGGAACTATAACTAACATAAAGGGTAGATGTATGCCAAAACAGGACAGCAGGTCACATGGTAAGGAAACTCGTTAGAGCGAGACTCCTGCATTCAGTTCCccattcactagctgtgtgaccttgagcaagttattcagACTCTCTGGGCTTTCACAGACTCGGCTGTAAAACGGGGCAAGGAAGAATATCTTCCCTGCAcagctgttgtgagaattaaatgagacaggcTTGCAAAGTGCCTAAGGCAGGGTTGGACAAACAGCGCTCAATTCATGTGGGTTCTTATCATCGTTATAAttctagttatttcttttctgtgctcCTAGTAGGCACAGGCTGCGCAGCAGGGTGTGTAAGAGAGACTGAGTGTCGGGGCGCTGCCTGCGAAGCGTCACCCACCAGTTCACTCTGGCAGTGTGGAAGTGAGAAAGATGCCAATCAGCGCAAACTTCAGctattgagaaagaaaattacaaatacgAGACGAGCGTTGGCTGCACATCGGCCGTCCTTCCCCTTCTGTCAGGCTTAGCTCCCCATCTACAACGTGGGAGGAGCGTGGACGAACCTGCTTCCTGGCCCCTGAGTGCCGCCGCACCTGCCCAGCCACAGAGAACGGGCCCTCCTGGTAAACGCAGGGAGCTGGTTCCATGGCGGCTCCACCTCCCAGGCCACACGACCTCTTGGGTTGGAGCTTGGATGAGAAATCTGTTTGGAGCACACTAGAGCCCCAGCCCCAGATCCCTTCCTCTTCCAACCTGGGCCAAGCCCGGCTGGCAGGGACGTTTCCCCGACGTGCTCCCGCTGCCTTCTGGCTAACGAGGCATGGCATTGCAGCTCACGAGTGCGTGGCACGGCCCTCAGACTGGCTCACCGAGCCATGCCTGGTGCTCACCGATCCACGGGTCAGACCCACTGACAGAGTTTTCAGAATGCCATGTCCCGTGTCAAGAAAAGTTTCTGACACATTCCACAGAAGCACCCCTCATACCCACCTCACTCAGCTCCTGACCTGTTCTAGAAGGTCACTCACCACACACCGGCCAGCGCCCAGGAGGCCGGAGGTCAGGAGTAGCTTGCAGCTACTTGGCTGTTACTCCCCCGGTCTCAGTCATAGCTTCCCCTCACTGAAAATTCCAGAAGTGTAAACTAAATCTTTTTGCAAATGAACTTTttactttggaataattttagatttacaggaaAGTTGCAGAGATACTACAGAGAGAGCCCATAGGTACCTTACTCAGTTTCTTCTAATGCTACCATTTTACATTAccgtggtacatttgtcacaactaagaAAGCAACATtggtatattattattaattaaactcCAAACTTTATTCAGACTTCGCTCATTTTTCCACTAATGAcctctttctgttccaggataccacattgcatttatgACTAAATTGTTTATAAAGTCCCCTCCCAGATCTAAAAACAGAAGAGCACTAAGCCTTCATGCTAAGGGCTTTGGGTGTGTGAATTAGCAAATAAATATTGTGCTGTGTAACTTTAGGCAAACCCCTtaccctctctgagtctcagtctcTTCAGCTACAAAAGGGGGATTGTACCAGTACTGCCTCAGGGGAGTGCTGGGAGGTAATCACTTGGTAATAATTCATGCGAAGCACTCAACATGGCTCTCAGTACCTTACGAGCACTCTCTTGATAGATCTCAGCTGGTGGAAATCATAGACCCAGACCACAGACAGGACTGACCCAGCATCCCGTACACTCCCTGGCAAAAAAATCTTCCAGCAAAATGGCTGCTCCAGAAAGAAGACATCGTGTTGCTGGTCGAACATGTGAGACCCAATATGGAAAGCACAGGATGGAGAAGGGCAAAGATCTAGTCACCTGCCCattcattagctgtgtgaccttgggcaaactcTTTAGCCCCTTGGTCTTAGCACCAACATCTGCTAAATGGAGACAAATCATCCGGCTAACAGGGAGTGGCTGAGATACATAGTGGAAACATCCGGCAGCACTGAGGTGTCATTCTTCCAGGAGCCACTAACTTGCCCACAGCAATCCAGACCATTAAAGAATCAACtgggccaggcccggtggctcatgcctgtaatcctagcactctgggagaccgaggcaggtggatcactcgaggtcaggagttcgagaccagcctgagcaagagtgagaccctgtctctactaaaaatagaaagaaattatctggctgaaattattagccgggcacggtggcacctgcctgtagtcccagctactcgggaggctgaggcagaaggatcgcttgagcccaggagtttgaggttgctgtgagctaggctgacacctgggcactcagtctagcctgggcaacagagcaagactctgtctaaaaaaacaaaaagaatcaacTAAAATCTGATGTGGACAGTTCCCAGGGGTTGAATATTGGATCCTGCTCCTCTTTTTTGGAAAGCGGGTGGGGACAGTGGTTAACTAATGGTTAACGGTTTGACCTCCTTTTCCCAATCAAAGCCATGCTGAAAAGCCAATTCCATGGTCTTCGTTGCTACGATGCCTTTCCTCATACAGAATGAAATTAGGCAAGGATCCCAATCGTGCTGCCTGTGTCTAGTTTTAAAAGGAAGCACAGAGCTGTTCCTATAGCCACTCTGGCAAAGATCATATAGGTACTATTTCCGCAGAATAGCAGCTACAGGGTCCAGAGAAATTGAATAGTATTACTCCCGTTTAGAGATGAACAAATGAGAACAAGGCAGACTGTTTGTTCAAGGTCCTACAGCAGGAGAGGTTCAGAGCTGGACTCTAGTCTCAAGGTTTCCACTTCCGTGTTCTTGGCTCTCTGACTTAGAGGCCCATTAGGCTCTGAGCTGCTGGAGGatatccatccacctatccattcatctgtccattcactcatccatccatctgccatccacccatccatccatacatcacccacccatccacccactcacccatccacccatccatccatctacccatccgtCTATCtatccattcactcatccatccatctaccatccacccacccatccatccatccacccatccacctatccatccatctacccatccatgcacccacccacccatccatccatgttGGCATTTGACACATTCCttatggcaggcactgtgctgggtgccagGAAGCCAAGAGAGAATAAGACTGCCACAGTCCCTGAGTTCATGTACCTTTCCATCCAGTGAGATAGAAGTGAGTCtatcacagtgtctggcatatggtaggtgtacagtaaatatttgttgaatgaataatagaTCTTTCATCTTTGGTAATGCTTCCACCTTTATGACTGATGTGGTGGGTCATTTGAATATGTTAATGAAGCTAAAGACTGAGTATTTGTATTTGTCTTGAATCATTATTTTGACCAGAAGACTTTGTGTGATGGTGTGCAGACATAGCAACAACCTTGGGCATGGAGTCCAAAGACCCAGGTTCATATCCCAGCTGAGTTACTTACTCCTAAGGGGCTACTAAAAGATACTTGAGCCTCCGTTTTTTCAACTATAAATTGGGGGAAATATTTGATTTGCCTATTTCATGCAACTGCTGTGAAtataaaaaggaaggaggaaCTGCTGGAAAGTATGGTATGAATAAATAGTTGAGATGTTACTTCAACGATTTACTCAAATGACAAGTATATTGAGGACACAAGGGAAAACAAAGTGATCAGCTTTTCAATGCATTCATTCTGGCCTTCTGTAATTTAACTGGTTGCAATTGCCCCAGATTTGTTCCAACCTTAGAAGAGATTAAATTTATGGATTTGTGGCATCACATGTCATCCCAGCCAATCCTGACCCATATTTCTCTCCATTTGGTGCATGCAGCAACAGTACAAAGGGGTGTTGTAACCTTAATTGCTTGCAAAGTGTTTTGAAATGCTTAGATTAAAAGCTCGGTGAAGTCCAAAGTATTAGCATTCTATATGCCAAGGAGCTATGCTGAGCCCCACCTGGGTTCACTGGAGCAGGAAGACACTGCAGTATATGTTCTGAGGCCTGCTCCAGGAAATTTGGGGTTTAAGATCCTATTCATGGGATGGCCCTACCTAGACCAACCCCCTGCTTCCTAGCTTCTAAGCTACCCAGGCCCTTGGCCATTTTCCACATTGCTTCTGAGGtgtttttcccatttcttaaGTTCCTGGGTCACAAGGCCAGAGCTGCACCAACTTCAGTGTCACCGGTCTGCTTTCCTGGGTGATCTCAGCCTGAGTCCTAGAAAGGGGCAACTATGTCATCTGTAACTTCTGTATGCCCCTTCATGGAAGCCAGGAGTTGATGAGTTagtctttaatttttagtttagaGTTAAAATTCTATCCCTTGGTGGTTACCCTTGGGGCAGGTGCCAGGCAGGCACTGGAAGGGCAGAGAGGGCTTCTGAGGTCTCATCAGTGTTCTGCCTTCTAGATCTGAGTGTCACAGCCGTCtgttcagtttgtaaaaattcaCTGAGCTGTTCACTtctatgtgcatttttctgtatgtttgttatactttttacaaagtaaagtatttttcaaaatcgGTCCAGATGCTAACTTACTTCATTTAGAATAGATTAATGTCACCTCAAGTTTTTCCttgtttccatttccatttttacacttacagaaagaaaaaataaaataaaatgcctccATTAGCCATTTTAACTAGGTCTAATGCAGGGGAGGGGTCTCAACAGGAAGCCCCAGGTTGCCTTCAGGGACCCGTGTGAACCTGTCCTGACAAAATTCTGTTGTATACACATGGCATTGTTCTCAGGGGTGTCCACAGCTTTTGTCAAATCATCATGGGTCCCCGGCCCAAAAATGACTAAACGCCAGAAAGATTCTTACAACTCAAGGCTTCCTTATGCCTGCTCCTCTTCAAATGTCTCTCAGCGCTAAACTCAACCCAAAGCACCCACCAACCTGGCTTCACCCATCAAAACAAAATTGCCcccttaaatgaaaaaaaaagtaaattgcttCAAATCTGTCAAAGGTCACATACAATAATCATCATCTGTCTAGTTTTCCATCCTCCCCGAGCCCCCCACCCTCCAGACTACAAGCCCCGAGGCTAGAGCCCTTTGCACCCCAGCATGAAATTGCAGAAGGCAAAGGCAGATCGGGCTGAAAAGAAGAAATTCACCACACCAATTTACGAAACcagatttattaaaatttctctaCAAGTCAGAAACAGCCATCTCACTgttcacatatatacacatatgtacaggAAGAATCTAGTGTTTCTAGCTTCCCCGGCAGAAGCCCCTGCCAGCCCAGAGTCCTCAGCCGGATACTGTATCACAGATACAACAGTCGAGCAACCACGAGAGCGTTAGTGCGACAGAGACCTCTGTCCTCCCTCTTCTCCGAGTCCCATGATTCTGTCAAGGTAATATTGCCAATAATCATTCACATTTCATGTGGTTTTAGACACGCAGGTTATTCAGACAGACACAGACAACAAAACAAGCCTCAGagccaaaacaacaaaacagtaTCGGACATATGTATAAAAGGTACAACGTATGTACAAAGTACACGGTACGTGAGGTATACACGGCATTCTCACAATGCATGTTAGTAGTTTGCCTAGGCATAGCCCTTAAAGATGACTGCCTGTTTTTGTGCCATTTCTCAAAATACAGTATGTTTTATTTACCCGTTTAACCACCCGATTTCAGCACTGTCCAAGACAGTTACTGATATTTCATCTCAACTTGTTTTTTTAACACAAGCTGCAGTTTCTCTACCTGCTGTATAGGGAGTGAGTTCCCATCTCTGGAAGCATCCAAACAGAGGCTGGATTCCCACCTTCGAAAGAAGCTGAAGAGGGGCTTTCTGCATTGGGAGGtggcagaaagaggaaagaggtTGGGCCAGATGATTTTTAAAGTCCCTTCTGACTTTAAAGATTTGGGGCTTGCTATTTCACTCCAGAAGCCAAGTATGCAGATGTATTCATAAACCACACATTTGAAATATTAACAACCCATCATGCAAAACAGCAGATGCACACACAATGCCAGGGGCAGACCACATCCGGGAGGGGTTAAAGTATAATTCTGGAAGTTAGTCTGAGAATCTTCTAAGACTATCCAAAATTTACTTTCTTCAAAGCACAAAGATGTTTGTTTGCTCTTGGGAGAGGGGCGGTGGGAGCctctttatctttcttctccTGGACAAAATGCTCCACACCCTGAGATGGTCTTGGGGAAAAGTAACTAACTTGGGTAAGTACTAAAAAATTTGGGGGAAACATAATTATTCTTAAAACCCTACAGTCTCTCTGTCTGAGCTGAGAGTTCTGAAAATAGTCAAGAGGTCAAATCTTTTGTGATACTTTTCCACGGTTAGCTGGTAAGTGTTTTTGTAGCTAAAGGGGGAGAGTGTCAAGGTCAGGGAGAAGTCATTAGTGCAGATGAGGTCTTGGCAGGAAACAGAGGACAGAGTCCGGGTTCATGGTTCCATCAGGCTCCTGAGCAACTAAAAACAGTCTGCTCCAAAAACAGAGCAGTGTCATTGGTAAATGTGAGTGTGAAGAAAAGATGAGTGTTAAACCAAAAAAAGAACTTTCCCATCAGAGAAGCCTCGGTAGCAAGTCTAGCTACCAAAGATAAGTTCCAAGATGGCAGGTTAATTGGCCTAAATTATTTGTCACCCTCTTAAAATATGGTTAATTATTGCCCAAAATGCCATTGTGTGATTTGCTTCCTCTCCCATTCAAATGTTCAAGTTCATTACACTTGACCACATGGTGGAGGATGTCCATACTCTTTGCTCCCTATAAAAGATTCGGATCCCCCAAATCTGACAGAGAGACAGTTGGCATGGGTTCCTTAAGAAGGGAAACAGCTCTGCAGGGCAGCCAGTTAGCATGTCTGCTGCTCAGACCAACAGTCACTCATCCCAACAAACAAGAAGAGGTGCCATGCTGAGTTCGGCAGCTACAATCACGATGCAGTCGTGTATCTGGTTGGCACCACGCCAAAGGGCCTGTCCATCTTTAGAAATGGAAATGCCACGTGTGAGAATTATGAGGTTTCTGAGGTTTTTGGGATTAGCAGAAGAAGGAACTAATGTCACTGTCCTCCTGGTACTCTGGAACAATCTGGTCTGAAGTTCCTATTTCTGAGTCGATGTATCCAGGTTCCAAGACGGATTCGAACCAGGGATGGAGTAAGATCTCAGGAGCAGTGAGTCTCTCGGAAGGCTCCCGTCTCAAGAGGCTGCGAATGAGGCACCTGGCTTTGGGGGAAATGTGGTCGGGAATGCAGAACTGTCCACGTCGAATTTTGGAGAAAAGGGCACTGGGGTCTGAGTCATGAAAGGGGTATCGTCCGACCAAAAGGGTGTAGAGCATCACCCCTAGGCTCCAAACGTCCGCGGCCTTTCCAGAGTAGGTCCCCGTGGTGTTGAGAATCTCGGGGCTCACGTACGCTGGGCAGCCGTGTTTGTCTGACAAAGCATCGTCTTCCCCCTTGATTATGTGCGTGTCTTCTAGACTTTCTAGTCTGAGCTGGGTTCTGCAGGAGAGAGGAACAAAGCCATTATTTCTAGACCAGCTGCTATGAAAAACAAAGCCTTCCCAATAACAGCGCCCACAGGCACTGACAACAAAGGCCCAAGGAATGCTATCTACCCCTTCATCCAGTAAGCAGTGCCCTGCAACCACTCAGGACTCGCGATTTCACAAACCAACACAATctgcaataaatgtttgcaaagtatCGAGAGAGCGCCTGGGGTGGAGGGTATGATGCAAAGCCCCAAATAGTATTCATAATGGTAGGGCTTACAAGAGATATCCTAATAGGGGTTACACAATTTACCAAGTTCACATTGCAGAACTGGGAGCCTGTCTCAGGGGAATGCTGACATTTTCTACAAAAGCTATCAAGGAAGAGCAGTGTATCCCACTTTTTAAGGGAGGGCCTGAGCATCCCACAAGCCAATCTTCTCTCTTATCACACCACTGACTGCCAGGGCTACTTGGACCCGCACTTTGCATTACAAAACAGAGCCCAAAGTCACTGTTACTACACACCCACACtgatacatacacacagaggGAACTTTGTCCACCTGGGCTCAGGACATGATAATTATGATGGGAAAGTTGCAAGGAATGTTAATTACACTTACTGGGGTGTTTAATTGCAAAGAACACTTAGCCTGGATGGAGAAGTTATTCgaacaaacaaaaatagctgGTGGATTGGAGGGATGCAGGGCCCTGAAACTCCTCCATAGGCACACACCCCCCCTAGGATGGAACATCGACACATCAGCGTATTTATTCTACGTGGGGGGGTCTCTGTTCGGTTAACAACTAAAGTCTGAAAAACCTTTAGTCAAACGTTCTATTATGAAGCTGAAGGTGCCTCCTTATTCAGAGCCAACCACCCAAGTCTCCTGGATCCCCTAAAGCCCAAAGCCACGTGGGGAACCTCTAATATCCGGTGGCAGCCTGCCTCTCCCTGCTTCTCTGAAATAGCCCTGTTTCAGTAAGTCACTTGTGAAGTTAAACGCAATCATTTGGTACTGGCTGATGGGTCAATTCCTTTTCCTCTGAAAggtctggtatttttttttttcttcctgccttcctgttcCCTGGAGTGTAGTATACATGTGCTAACTTCGGTATGTCCTCAGCGTGACCTCCCGTCGTTATGTAAAATACCCATTGGTTCTGTAAACGGAAAATATGACTCAACCCACACTGTCTACCCCTGATTGGCTGCTGTAGTACTAAAACCCTGCACCTGTGCTGGTTACACGACTAGCGTCAGCCTGCCATTGCTTAACCCTAGGGTTGCCAAACCCCATGCCCATGACATTCGCCCGTGCAATGCCGATTTCAAAAGCTAGTAAGGAGGTGTGTAAAGCATGTTTCAGAAAACGTATCACCATATCAAAGAAGCATGTTCCAGGAATTGGAAACTTCTTCTCTGCAAacagtttgcttttctttgctaATCAGTATGTTCCAATAATTATTGCAAGAACAGACACAAAGTCATGCTTTAAAGCAACTCAACCCTGTACTTTTTCGTGGGGTCAAAAGGGAAAAATGCATAGGTGGGATAAGCCCACCTCCTACAACAAAATAACTCCCTCCCACCTCTACAATTTTATGTTACTGCTCTCAATCTTTCCACAAGGGATGTGGTCCACCTCTTAAAATCAGGTATGGTCTATCTCATGCAGCTTCCTGAATTCTCTTGTCTGAAACCTCAATTTTGAATCTTAATGCCTCATTATTCTCTTATCAAGCTCATCTTGTTCTTTATGAGGTAAGCCATGATCTATATTTAGCAATCAGTTCTAGCCAACATCCATTTATTATTCAATGTGGCTATTTTCTGAACATGTATCCAAGCAAGATGTCTAAAAAGTCACCAGAGAATGTGAACGAAGTACAGAGGACCCAGCCTGAGATGGGACAGGAATGCCGTATGAAGGAAGAGAGCAGCAGCATTCTGCAAAAATGACAGTCTCACTAGCTCTGTGATACCTCCTAGGTACAAAAACAATACTTGGTATAGGCAAAGATTTGCACGCTTCCACTAGGAGTCAATATTGGGAAGGGCAGGTTAGTATTTGCACCCCAGAAGGCTGACCTTTCTGACAACAACGGGGAATAAACCTGATCCTGGGGTAGAAGTGGGAAGGGCACCCTGTCAACACATGCTATCCTCCAGAAGCACCAAGTTGTCCCCAGGCCCCATCCAAGAGAGTGCAGAATAAACCAACCTTGGCTGTGACTCCTCAGGAACAGAACTTCTAAATACTAAATCTGGGACAATTAAGCCCTTGGTTTTGCACCAACACACTGCATCTAACTGCACAACCTGCTTTGGTTCCAAAAGGCCACAGGAGGAGCTGTGGCAGCCGCTCACCTCTCCTCCGTGGAGAAGACGAATTTCCTAAGCTTCAGGTCCCCCAGCACAATAGCTGACTGGTGGCAGTGGGCGACGGCAGAGACAATCTGCTTGAAGAGCCGGGCAGCCTCCTCTTCCCGCAGCCTTTTCCGGCTTCGCATGTAGGAGTGCATGTCCCCAAAGTCCTTCTCGAAGAAGACATAGGCCTTGGTTTCCCCAAGGATCACTTCCACAATGCCGGTAATGTTCCTGTGTGACGGCAGCTGGATGTAAGGCCTGATTTTGTCCTGGTAGTGTTTAATGGGAAACACCTGCAGAGGAAAGTGGCCTGTTTAGGGGGCGAGAAAAGAGAGGCTGCCTCCCATATCCCTTAGGGAGCTGTGCTGAAGTTCTCAATCTTTGGGCTTTGGATGAGAGCAAGCTTCATTCACTTACTCCCTTATCTCTGCCACCCCACCTTATGCAGCGCAGCTGCCCAACACCCAGGAGCCAGTAACACCTAGGCTCTGGGCCAGCAAACCCCTGCTTTCATACAGATGACTTGAAAGAACTGTCTTCTGTGCATGTTGTCTTCCATGGGACCATCAGCTCCTGAGAGCTAAGCGCAAAGCCCCCGCCCTCTTTGCCCTTCCCTGTTTGTAGGCAACACTAGTGAGTGGCTGATAGAGGGTCCCCCTTGGCATGTCCAGAGGCTGAAAAGCAGTCCCTGGACATGTCTGTGCCTCCTGCAGACTCAAGTGCTCAGCACAGAGACGGCACAGAATGTGGTGACTCTGCAGCCTCCAAGGGGAAGCAGGGGCCAGAGAACATGCAGAGCTGTCATTAGTCAGAAGGAACAGATGACTTGGAGGGAGAGACTGTGACAACGCAGCCTTAAGCAACCTGCCTACAGTCTGACTCAAGTGCAAGCAGGCTTCAGTTACAATTCTCACAGGAGGGGTAGGAGCTCTTTCTATgggatttttaatttgtttgcttATGCCCCCCCTtccaccctaccccacccctccccaatcCCAGAAATGGGGAGCATCTCTTCTAAGAAGCTGGCTGGTCTCTTTAAGGGCCTTTTGTTTAGTCCGGTTACTCATATCCTAGACTCAACTGGAAACGGTGACACACGGGCTGTCACCATCTGGATCCAGCTATTATCTGCTTGGAGGAACTGGAAGGGGTTGCACAATGGCCAGACCCACCCCACCTCTGAGCCTGGCTGAGCCTAGCACCAGCAAGAAAAATGCCCCTGGCTACACCCCCCCCCCTCCACCGCACCCcatcccaccacacacacatactcttccCAAAACAGCTCTTAGCCCCAGCCATtgagaagaaaagatttttttccccctttaaactGGGCTTGATCAAGAATTTGGAATTTCATTCGGGTCAGACAGTAGGTGGCAGCAGGAAGCCCTGGGACTGGCGAGGAGGGGGTGTCAGGTGAGTTGCGGAAAACCCAAGACTTTAACAGGGGGTGATCCTATCTTTTGGGAGAAAGGAGCAGCCCGAGGGGTTCTGTAGAGTGCCTCAAAAGGGGGTGTCGGGCTCACAGCTGTGGGGACGTTCTGCGTCTATGGGAGCTGGCGGAGGACCCGGCGGATCCTGTTTCTAGGAGCTGTTATCTCCTCCTCCTGGAGAGGATCCCTAAGTTCAAATGAAAATCGCTGGCCGGAAAATAAAGTGAATCGAAGCGAGGGTGCCTCGCTGGAGTGGACTTTCCATTTCTATTCCGGGCAAATTCCCCCGCCTGGGCTGGAAGACTCCCTCAGACTGCTCCCTTGAGAGGGCGGTGTTCTCGTCCCAGCGCGGGTTCAAGCCGGAATCCCCAAGGCAGGAGCCCGGTGCGACCTTCCCACCCCCTTGCCACCTACAGCTGAGCCCGGGTGCCGTGAAACCCTGGCGAGAGAGCTACCAGCTGCTCCAAGCTCCAAGGAGGCACCCAAGGCAGGGCGTCCTTCCAGGAcaccggggcggggggggggggggggatggtaGGAGGTGGAGAGGAGAATGAGAGAAGGAGAATGGCATGGCCCTGGAATCCATTTCAATTCCACAACTTATATGGAACGCCATGCGCTAAACTGAGCGCTAAGGAAAGGAATATAGAAATAAAGCAATTGAACACTGCACTTCCTCTTGACCGCCGAGCCCCCCTTATACCACTCCATAGAAAACCCCTCAATCCGCCAGATCCAACTCAACCCACCTACCCGCCCTGCCCCCAGACCAAGCGTTGGCTGTACCCCGGGCACGGCAGGACAGACCCCATGCACCTTTTTGTCTGCCACCGCGTCCTGCGCCCCCGACCGCCACCAGGTCCCGGCCACAGGCCGCCTACCTTGCAGCGCAGCTCGCGGCCAGTGTGGATGCACAGCGCCCGGGACACATGCTCGCGCTCGGCTAGGGGCAGCAGCAGGTAGTCGGCGATGCGGCTGGGTCCCGGCGCGCTCCCGGAGCCGCCACCAGCCCCCGGCGCGGCGGACGGGAGCTGCGGGCTGCAGGGCGAgccggggaggctgaggtagtccTGGGGACTCGAGCACTCGGAGAGGCGCGGGCACTTGGCTGCCACTGCCGCCGCGTCGTCCGCGTCCAGCAGGCGTTTGGCAGGGGCGCCCCGGGCGGCCGGGAGTAGCAGGGCCGGGCCGCGGGGCTGCGAGGCGCGGCTCATGGCAGAGCGCACGGGACCGGCCCGCATCCCGTTCTGGGCCCGGGCGGACCCTGCTTTGTACGGCCCCGGATCCGCGCGGGAACGTGCTGGGGGCTCGGCGCCGGCGCCGCGACTTCTTCCAGCCCGAGGGATGGAGTTTGCAGAGGGGACTCGGCTCGGCCCCCACGGGGGGCAAAGCAGGAGCCGCTCCCCGGGGCTCGCGTTGCACGCGGGGACCACGCTGGCCGTGCGTCCGGGAGACGGAGACCGGCTCGAGTCTCCGGACCTCCGCGGGCACTGGCTCCGGGCGGCTCGCTGGGGGCGGCCGCCGCTATTGTTGCCGAGGCTGCCGCCAGTCCCCGAGGCAGAGGCAGCGGCGGCCTGCGTTCCTGGGATCCCGAGCCGCGAGGACAAGATTCAGCAGGCTCGCCGGAGCCACGGAGCAAATGCACTTCCCAAAGCAATTAGTCTCGAGCAAAAGCCGGAGCAACTTTTCCGCGGCGCTCGGGATCCTGCGCGCTCCTGGGCTCGCGGCGTGTGTGAGAGCGAGCGAGACGCGCTCGGAGAGAGTGActgagtgtgagtgagtgtgtgcgCCGCACCGATCCCGGCCAGTgcactcctccttctccttttcctccacCTCCTCCGCCTCCCGGTGACTCAcgctgtatacacacacactcacaggcTGGGCTGTGTAAACAGTTGGGAAGCCGGGTTGTGCAATGAGGTGGCTGCGACGACTCCGGCCCCGCCGCCCGGCAAGCAGTCACCGGAGCGGAGGGaggggactggggggaggggaggtggaacTGGAGGTGGGGGCGATGGGGGTGGCCCGAGGACTGGGGATGCTCC contains these protein-coding regions:
- the TRIB1 gene encoding tribbles homolog 1, coding for MRAGPVRSAMSRASQPRGPALLLPAARGAPAKRLLDADDAAAVAAKCPRLSECSSPQDYLSLPGSPCSPQLPSAAPGAGGGSGSAPGPSRIADYLLLPLAEREHVSRALCIHTGRELRCKVFPIKHYQDKIRPYIQLPSHRNITGIVEVILGETKAYVFFEKDFGDMHSYMRSRKRLREEEAARLFKQIVSAVAHCHQSAIVLGDLKLRKFVFSTEERTQLRLESLEDTHIIKGEDDALSDKHGCPAYVSPEILNTTGTYSGKAADVWSLGVMLYTLLVGRYPFHDSDPSALFSKIRRGQFCIPDHISPKARCLIRSLLRREPSERLTAPEILLHPWFESVLEPGYIDSEIGTSDQIVPEYQEDSDISSFFC